A section of the Deinococcus taeanensis genome encodes:
- a CDS encoding tRNA (adenine(22)-N(1))-methyltransferase — protein MPSLDDRLQAVLKLVQADTHADIGSDHAHLPIQLLREGRVRRGVIVELNPGPLAHAQQNVTLAGLDRQLEVRAGNGLAPLAAGEVESASITGMGALTMLGILTREPGRVPPALVLQPNDNPEPLRRWAWEHGFHVVAEVLAQGFWRYPVVRLERRAGPDPAYSEVPVGAALRYGPLLLRRGETLIRAQVQADLARLAPLARPGRTALRDFQVAQTAAEWLRRVDSLPR, from the coding sequence ATGCCCAGCCTTGACGACCGGCTGCAGGCGGTCCTGAAACTCGTGCAGGCGGACACCCACGCGGATATCGGCAGCGATCACGCGCACCTGCCGATCCAACTGCTGCGTGAGGGTCGTGTGCGGCGCGGTGTGATCGTGGAACTGAACCCGGGACCGCTCGCGCACGCGCAGCAGAACGTCACCCTTGCCGGTCTGGATAGGCAGCTGGAGGTCCGCGCCGGCAATGGCCTCGCCCCTCTGGCCGCGGGTGAGGTGGAGAGTGCCAGCATCACTGGAATGGGCGCCCTGACGATGCTGGGCATCCTGACACGTGAACCCGGGCGCGTGCCGCCCGCGCTGGTGCTGCAGCCGAACGATAACCCGGAACCGCTGCGCCGCTGGGCGTGGGAACACGGGTTTCACGTGGTGGCTGAGGTGCTGGCCCAGGGGTTCTGGCGGTACCCGGTGGTGCGGCTGGAGCGGCGGGCCGGCCCGGACCCCGCCTATTCAGAAGTGCCTGTGGGCGCCGCACTCCGGTACGGTCCGCTGCTGCTGCGCCGGGGCGAGACGCTGATCCGGGCGCAGGTGCAGGCGGACCTGGCGCGGCTGGCGCCGCTGGCCCGGCCCGGGCGGACCGCTCTGCGAGACTTTCAGGTGGCTCAGACCGCTGCGGAGTGGCTCAGGAGGGTTGACTCGCTTCCCCGGTGA
- the eno gene encoding phosphopyruvate hydratase, which yields MKIQKVVAREVLDSRGNPTVEAEVHLDSGLSGRAIVPSGASTGTHEALELRDGGSRYLGKGVQQAVRNVNEALGPAVVGLDASEQAAIDAALIGLDGTPNKGQLGGNAILAVSLATARAAAAELNVPLYRYLGGSNAKTLPVPMMNVINGGAHADNSVDFQEFMVMPVGAPTFREALRYGAETFHSLKKVLSGRGYNTNVGDEGGFAPDLKSNEEALAVLLEAIEKAGYEPGKDICIALDPAVTELYKDGQYHLESEGRVLSTAEMVDFWADWASRYPIVSIEDGLAEDDWDGWAQLTAKIGDRVQLVGDDLFVTNPERLQRGIDSKVGNAILVKVNQIGSLTESMDAIELAKRHHYGTVISHRSGESEDAFIADLAVATNAGQIKTGSASRSDRIAKYNQLLRIEDSLGDRAVYPGRTALR from the coding sequence ATGAAGATTCAGAAAGTAGTTGCCCGTGAAGTGCTGGATTCTCGCGGGAACCCGACCGTGGAAGCTGAAGTGCATCTCGACAGTGGTCTGTCCGGCCGCGCCATCGTGCCCTCAGGCGCCAGTACCGGCACCCATGAGGCGCTCGAACTGCGCGACGGCGGCAGCCGCTACCTGGGCAAAGGCGTGCAGCAGGCCGTCAGGAACGTCAACGAGGCCCTGGGCCCGGCCGTGGTGGGCCTGGATGCCAGCGAGCAGGCCGCGATTGATGCCGCCCTGATCGGTCTGGACGGAACGCCCAACAAGGGCCAGCTGGGCGGCAACGCCATCCTGGCCGTGAGTCTCGCCACCGCGCGCGCCGCGGCCGCCGAACTGAACGTGCCCCTGTACCGCTACCTGGGCGGCAGCAACGCCAAGACCCTGCCCGTTCCCATGATGAATGTCATCAACGGCGGCGCGCATGCCGACAACAGCGTGGACTTCCAGGAGTTCATGGTGATGCCCGTGGGCGCCCCCACTTTCCGCGAGGCGCTGCGTTACGGCGCTGAGACGTTCCACAGCCTCAAAAAGGTCCTGTCCGGGCGCGGGTACAACACAAACGTGGGTGACGAGGGCGGCTTCGCGCCGGACCTGAAAAGCAACGAGGAAGCGCTGGCAGTGCTGCTCGAGGCGATTGAAAAGGCCGGCTATGAGCCCGGCAAGGACATCTGCATCGCGCTGGACCCCGCCGTCACCGAACTGTACAAAGACGGACAGTACCACCTGGAAAGCGAGGGGCGCGTGCTGTCCACGGCCGAGATGGTGGACTTCTGGGCCGACTGGGCCAGCCGCTATCCGATCGTCAGCATTGAGGACGGCCTCGCCGAGGACGACTGGGACGGCTGGGCACAGCTCACCGCGAAGATCGGTGACCGCGTGCAGCTGGTTGGCGATGACCTGTTCGTGACCAACCCCGAGCGTCTGCAGCGCGGCATTGACAGCAAGGTCGGCAACGCCATCCTGGTGAAGGTCAACCAGATCGGGTCGCTGACGGAGAGCATGGACGCCATCGAACTGGCCAAGCGTCATCACTACGGCACGGTCATCAGTCACCGCAGCGGCGAGTCCGAAGACGCGTTTATTGCCGACCTCGCCGTGGCCACGAACGCTGGGCAGATCAAGACCGGTTCTGCCAGCCGCTCCGACCGCATTGCGAAGTACAACCAGCTGCTGCGCATCGAGGACAGCCTCGGTGACCGCGCGGTGTACCCGGGCCGCACGGCGCTGCGCTAA
- a CDS encoding MOSC domain-containing protein, whose protein sequence is MKTIEDLRSAFPHAGQVAWLGLRPARRAPVQRVACVEAHPLVGLIGDHGKLAPPRLTALTGAAGETITRVTAPAVPGGPGRRQVTLIQAEHLPVIAALMGREVHAGDLRRNIAVRGLPLLALKDRRFQIGEVILEGTGECHPCSRMEETLGEGGYNAVRGHGGLTARVVRGGVIREGDEVRPLP, encoded by the coding sequence GTGAAGACGATTGAGGATCTGCGGTCCGCCTTTCCCCACGCCGGGCAGGTGGCGTGGCTTGGCCTGCGCCCGGCACGCCGCGCACCGGTGCAGCGCGTGGCCTGCGTGGAAGCGCACCCGCTGGTCGGGCTGATCGGAGATCACGGCAAACTGGCCCCGCCGCGGCTGACCGCCCTGACCGGCGCGGCGGGTGAGACCATCACGCGCGTCACCGCGCCGGCCGTGCCCGGCGGACCGGGTCGGCGGCAGGTCACGTTGATTCAAGCGGAGCACCTGCCCGTGATCGCCGCCCTCATGGGACGCGAGGTGCATGCCGGGGACCTGCGGCGCAACATTGCCGTGCGCGGCCTTCCGCTGCTAGCGCTGAAAGACCGGCGCTTCCAGATTGGTGAGGTGATCCTCGAGGGCACCGGGGAGTGCCATCCGTGCTCCCGCATGGAGGAAACGCTGGGCGAAGGAGGGTACAACGCCGTGCGGGGTCACGGTGGCCTCACGGCGCGCGTGGTGAGGGGCGGCGTGATCCGCGAGGGGGATGAGGTGCGGCCGCTGCCGTGA
- the dnaN gene encoding DNA polymerase III subunit beta: MNVHVTKKILSEGLGLLERVIPSRSSNPLLTALKVEASETGLTLSGTNLEIDLSCFVPAEVRTPQNFVVPAHLFAQIVRNLGGELVELELSGQELSVRAGGSDFKLQTGDIDAYPPLSFPAQADVSLDATELARAFSSVRYAASNEAFQAVFRGIKLEHRPEGARVVASDGYRVAIRDFPASGDGRNLIIPARSVDELIRVLKDGEARFTYGDGMLSVTTDRVHMNLKLLDGDFPDYERVIPKEIKLQVTLPATALKEAVNRVAVLADKNANNRVEFLVSEGKLRLAAEGDYGRAQDTLDVVQGGSEPAMSLAFNARHVLDALGPIEGDAELLFSGSTTPAIFRAAGGGGYMAVMVTLRV, from the coding sequence ATGAACGTACACGTCACCAAAAAAATTCTCAGCGAGGGCCTGGGCCTTCTGGAACGCGTCATCCCAAGTCGGAGCAGCAACCCTCTGCTCACGGCGCTGAAAGTCGAGGCGAGCGAGACCGGCCTGACGCTCTCAGGAACCAACCTCGAGATCGACCTGTCCTGCTTCGTTCCTGCCGAAGTCCGGACGCCTCAGAACTTCGTTGTTCCGGCCCACCTGTTTGCCCAGATCGTGCGGAACCTGGGTGGGGAGCTGGTGGAGCTTGAACTCAGCGGGCAGGAACTGTCTGTGCGCGCCGGAGGGTCAGACTTCAAACTTCAGACGGGGGACATTGACGCTTACCCCCCCCTGAGTTTCCCTGCCCAGGCGGATGTGAGCCTGGACGCGACAGAACTGGCCCGGGCGTTCTCCAGCGTCCGCTACGCCGCCAGCAACGAGGCGTTCCAGGCCGTCTTCCGCGGCATCAAGCTCGAGCACCGGCCCGAAGGCGCACGAGTGGTGGCGTCGGACGGGTACCGCGTGGCCATCCGGGACTTTCCCGCCAGTGGGGATGGCCGGAATCTGATCATTCCGGCACGCAGCGTGGATGAACTGATCCGGGTGCTCAAAGACGGCGAGGCGCGCTTTACGTACGGGGACGGCATGCTGAGCGTCACCACCGACCGCGTGCACATGAACCTGAAACTCCTGGATGGGGACTTCCCGGATTACGAACGCGTAATTCCCAAGGAAATCAAACTGCAGGTCACTTTGCCCGCCACGGCACTGAAGGAGGCCGTGAACCGCGTGGCCGTCCTGGCAGACAAGAATGCGAACAACCGGGTGGAATTCCTGGTGTCCGAGGGCAAGTTGCGTCTGGCCGCCGAAGGCGACTATGGGCGCGCGCAGGACACGCTGGATGTGGTGCAGGGTGGCAGTGAGCCCGCCATGAGTCTGGCCTTCAATGCCCGGCATGTGCTCGACGCCCTGGGTCCCATCGAGGGCGACGCGGAACTGCTGTTCTCGGGCTCCACCACCCCGGCCATCTTCCGCGCGGCCGGAGGGGGCGGGTACATGGCTGTGATGGTCACGCTGCGCGTCTGA
- the rny gene encoding ribonuclease Y, which yields MTIIWIIVALLLGLVGGFLAGQSRGAQQRAEVDDRLQQEARTEADRIRAQAEADARTLRAEADQARQDASRRTQDAAEREAQLHVHLAQLDGQREQIATLRAQLDAERAQTKQDAQREREALASDRQETRRERDELKREIERLNRRAEQLDARGEKLDALEERLEDRARLMTEQEADLTARAHQADLKLYEIASLSPEAARAEILGRLDAELEEEKAVRVKAMQERASAEAKRSARHVIAQAIQRSASETSAALSVSVVPIPNDAMKGRLIGREGRNIRAFEALTGVDLIIDDTPEAVILSSFNPVRREVARHVLDALVADGRIHPTRIEEMVHKAQEEMKVFMHAQGEEAAIEAGVVGIKPGLVQLLGRMYFRTSYGQNVLKHSIQVAHLTGIMAGELGLDAAMARRAGLMHDVGKSIDREIDGTHVEIGINLARRFGEPVEVIDAIAHHHDPENGETLYSVLVAAADAISAARPGARREELESYVRRLEQLEQIAVSFPGVQQAYAIQAGREVRVIVQPDKVTDAQATLLAREIAGRVEQDMEYPGQVQVTVVRESRAVEVAR from the coding sequence ATGACGATCATCTGGATCATTGTGGCGCTGCTGCTCGGGTTGGTCGGGGGGTTCCTGGCGGGGCAGTCACGCGGCGCGCAGCAGCGGGCCGAGGTCGATGACCGGCTCCAGCAGGAGGCCCGCACTGAAGCGGACCGCATCCGCGCGCAGGCAGAAGCCGACGCGCGCACCCTGCGGGCAGAGGCCGACCAGGCCAGGCAGGACGCCAGCCGAAGAACCCAGGACGCCGCCGAACGCGAAGCGCAGCTTCACGTTCACCTCGCCCAGCTTGACGGCCAGCGTGAGCAGATCGCCACGCTCCGTGCCCAGCTCGATGCCGAGCGCGCCCAGACCAAGCAGGACGCGCAGCGCGAACGCGAAGCCCTCGCCTCCGACCGGCAGGAAACCAGGCGGGAGAGAGACGAACTCAAACGCGAAATCGAACGCCTCAACCGGCGCGCCGAGCAGCTCGACGCCCGGGGCGAGAAACTCGACGCCCTGGAAGAACGCCTTGAGGACCGCGCCCGCCTGATGACCGAGCAGGAAGCCGACCTCACGGCCCGCGCCCACCAGGCGGACCTCAAACTCTACGAAATCGCCAGCCTGTCCCCAGAAGCGGCGCGTGCTGAAATTCTCGGCCGGCTGGACGCCGAGCTTGAAGAAGAGAAGGCGGTGCGCGTAAAAGCGATGCAGGAACGCGCCTCTGCCGAAGCCAAACGCTCCGCGCGGCACGTGATTGCCCAGGCCATTCAGCGCAGCGCCTCCGAAACCAGCGCCGCCCTGAGCGTCTCAGTGGTGCCCATTCCCAACGACGCCATGAAAGGCCGGCTGATCGGCCGCGAGGGCCGCAACATCCGCGCCTTCGAAGCGCTTACCGGCGTGGACCTGATCATCGACGACACCCCTGAAGCCGTGATTCTCTCCTCGTTCAACCCCGTGCGGCGCGAGGTGGCCCGGCACGTGCTGGACGCCCTGGTGGCCGACGGCCGCATCCACCCCACCCGCATTGAGGAGATGGTGCACAAGGCGCAGGAGGAGATGAAGGTCTTCATGCACGCCCAGGGGGAGGAAGCCGCCATCGAGGCCGGCGTGGTCGGCATCAAACCGGGCCTGGTGCAGTTGCTGGGCCGCATGTACTTCCGTACCAGCTACGGTCAGAACGTCCTGAAGCACTCCATTCAGGTGGCGCACCTGACCGGCATCATGGCCGGCGAACTGGGCCTGGACGCCGCCATGGCCCGCCGCGCCGGTTTGATGCACGACGTGGGCAAGAGCATCGACCGCGAAATTGATGGCACACACGTGGAAATCGGAATCAACCTCGCCCGGCGTTTCGGAGAGCCGGTCGAAGTGATTGACGCGATCGCCCATCACCACGACCCTGAAAACGGCGAGACGCTGTACTCCGTGCTGGTCGCGGCGGCAGACGCCATCAGTGCCGCGCGGCCCGGGGCGCGGCGCGAGGAGCTGGAATCCTACGTGCGCCGGCTGGAACAGCTGGAACAGATTGCCGTGTCCTTCCCTGGCGTGCAGCAGGCGTACGCCATTCAGGCTGGGCGGGAGGTGCGCGTGATTGTGCAGCCGGACAAGGTCACAGACGCCCAGGCCACGCTGCTGGCACGTGAAATTGCCGGACGCGTGGAGCAGGACATGGAATACCCCGGGCAGGTGCAGGTGACCGTGGTCCGTGAGAGCCGCGCTGTGGAAGTCGCCCGGTAA
- a CDS encoding YqhA family protein, with amino-acid sequence MVRAPVRVLSAARRRPLSGTSGFRRLIVDPGVLRSFPFSLTLFTTATAQADVAFRAALGSLDEAHTPKTLSIAAAEQAEVLRVGLALLMIPFGLPALCVGRMHNVPAWLHLKSSDGLKQKLFEIVIVALSVKFFSEALKCEGGSGNLADGAASAAVMLAVCVCSVMLSRQGGRQWLEDHAQP; translated from the coding sequence ATGGTCAGAGCTCCCGTTCGCGTTCTGAGCGCCGCGCGCCGCCGCCCCCTGTCGGGCACGTCTGGCTTCAGGCGGCTGATCGTGGACCCGGGCGTCCTGAGGTCATTCCCGTTCAGTCTGACGCTGTTCACTACCGCGACCGCACAGGCGGACGTCGCGTTCCGCGCGGCATTGGGGTCGCTGGACGAGGCGCACACCCCCAAAACTCTGAGCATCGCCGCTGCGGAACAGGCCGAAGTGCTGCGGGTCGGCCTGGCCCTGCTAATGATTCCGTTCGGGCTGCCGGCGCTTTGTGTGGGGCGCATGCACAACGTGCCTGCCTGGCTGCACCTGAAATCCTCCGATGGCCTGAAGCAGAAACTGTTCGAGATTGTGATCGTAGCGTTGTCCGTGAAGTTCTTCAGTGAGGCGCTGAAATGCGAGGGCGGCAGTGGCAACCTGGCGGACGGCGCAGCCAGCGCTGCCGTCATGCTGGCTGTGTGCGTCTGTTCGGTCATGCTGTCCCGTCAGGGCGGCAGGCAGTGGCTGGAGGATCATGCCCAGCCTTGA
- a CDS encoding single-stranded DNA-binding protein, with amino-acid sequence MARGMNHVYLIGALARDPELRYTPSGTAVFEATIAGEDHLIGNDGRERKLPWYHRVSILGKPAEWQAERNLKGGDAVMVEGSLEYSQWEAPEGGKRSMVRVKALRMEQLGYTPELVQDAGGGVRMGSGMNEVILIGNVTRDPELRYTPAGDAVLGLGLAVNETWNDRQGQKQEKTHWIDVTLWRDLAESMKELRKGDPVLVRGRLVNEAWTDRDGNKRNSTKIEATRVEALSRGAGTGSPAATPAGPRTQTASSAARSQSGGYSQPSRAANTGTRSGGLDIDQGLDDFPPDEEDLPF; translated from the coding sequence ATGGCCCGAGGCATGAACCACGTTTACCTGATCGGCGCACTCGCCCGCGATCCCGAACTGCGCTACACCCCCAGCGGCACCGCCGTGTTCGAAGCCACCATTGCCGGTGAAGATCACCTGATCGGCAACGACGGCCGGGAACGCAAACTCCCCTGGTACCACCGCGTCTCCATTCTCGGTAAACCTGCCGAGTGGCAGGCCGAACGCAACCTGAAAGGCGGCGACGCCGTGATGGTTGAAGGCAGCCTGGAGTACAGCCAGTGGGAAGCCCCTGAAGGCGGCAAACGCAGCATGGTCCGCGTGAAAGCCCTGCGCATGGAACAGCTCGGGTACACCCCCGAACTTGTTCAGGACGCCGGAGGCGGCGTTCGAATGGGCAGCGGCATGAACGAAGTCATTCTCATCGGGAACGTTACCCGCGACCCCGAACTGCGCTACACCCCCGCCGGCGACGCCGTGCTTGGACTCGGCCTGGCCGTGAACGAGACCTGGAACGACCGGCAAGGCCAGAAGCAGGAGAAGACCCACTGGATCGACGTAACACTGTGGCGCGACCTTGCCGAGAGCATGAAAGAACTCCGCAAGGGTGACCCTGTGCTCGTCCGGGGCCGACTGGTCAACGAAGCGTGGACCGACCGAGACGGTAACAAACGCAACAGCACCAAAATAGAGGCGACGCGAGTCGAAGCCCTGTCCCGAGGCGCAGGCACCGGTAGCCCTGCAGCCACCCCCGCCGGACCTCGCACGCAGACCGCGAGCAGTGCGGCGCGCTCCCAGAGCGGCGGCTACAGCCAGCCGAGCCGGGCAGCGAACACGGGGACCCGTTCGGGCGGCTTAGATATTGACCAAGGTCTCGACGATTTCCCACCGGATGAAGAAGACCTGCCGTTCTGA
- the rpsF gene encoding 30S ribosomal protein S6: MNQYDLNLILNPNLSAEQVGIEKDYIETTVKNAGAEISTLDELGNRRLAYAVNKDREGYYLMYTIKAAGNPEKDIATTLRLRDHVRRVLVVKDRPEWKTKKA; the protein is encoded by the coding sequence ATGAACCAGTACGACCTGAACCTGATCCTGAACCCGAACCTCAGCGCTGAGCAGGTGGGCATCGAGAAGGACTACATCGAAACCACTGTGAAGAACGCGGGCGCGGAAATCAGCACCCTGGACGAGCTCGGCAACCGCCGTCTCGCCTACGCCGTGAACAAGGACCGCGAGGGCTATTACCTGATGTACACCATCAAGGCGGCCGGTAACCCTGAAAAGGACATCGCCACCACCCTGCGCCTGCGTGACCACGTGCGCCGCGTCCTGGTGGTCAAGGACCGCCCGGAGTGGAAGACCAAGAAAGCCTGA
- the pyk gene encoding pyruvate kinase, giving the protein MKQIDRATKIVATVGPASRTPEVLARMIDAGLNVVRMNFSHGDPEDHRQTVQMVRELAAKKGVTIGILQDLQGPKIRVARFKDGSVTLMPGNKFTITMDDVEGDEARVGTTYKDLVRDVHPGMTLLLDDGNLALRVEGVRGNDVQTTVLIGGVLKNNKGINVPEADLSVPALSEKDVQDMEFGAELGVDWVALSFVRSRDDLLLARHYMSRFGSRAKLMAKIEKPQAVDRFEDILKEVDGIMVARGDLGVEMRPEQVPTIQKRIIRMCREAGKPVITATQMLESMIGLPRPTRAEASDVANAIYDGTDAVMLSAESAAGLYPVESVAMMDRIAREAEGSEHYKMLQRQLVIDTELAQDAIAYAACNIGEKLDSPAIVTFTSTGGAASRIAKNRPPLAILALTPNEQTRNQLALSWGVVPVLSEDPRNTDDMVRIANDELRRSGLADVGDRYVITAGVPFGVRGTTNMLRVERLRDDQFHP; this is encoded by the coding sequence ATGAAACAGATTGACCGCGCCACCAAGATTGTCGCCACTGTCGGACCGGCCAGCCGTACCCCGGAGGTGCTGGCCCGCATGATCGACGCCGGGCTGAACGTCGTGCGCATGAACTTCAGCCACGGCGACCCGGAAGACCACCGCCAGACCGTGCAGATGGTGCGCGAGCTGGCCGCCAAGAAGGGCGTCACCATCGGCATCCTGCAGGACCTGCAGGGCCCGAAGATCCGCGTGGCGCGCTTCAAGGACGGCAGCGTGACCCTCATGCCCGGCAACAAGTTCACCATCACCATGGACGACGTCGAGGGGGACGAGGCGCGCGTGGGGACCACCTACAAGGACCTCGTGCGGGACGTGCACCCGGGCATGACCCTGCTGCTCGACGACGGCAACCTGGCGCTGCGCGTCGAGGGTGTCCGGGGCAACGACGTGCAGACCACCGTCCTGATTGGCGGGGTGTTGAAGAACAACAAGGGCATCAATGTCCCCGAAGCGGACCTGAGCGTCCCGGCTCTGTCGGAGAAGGACGTGCAGGACATGGAGTTCGGCGCGGAACTGGGCGTGGACTGGGTGGCGCTGAGTTTCGTGCGCTCCCGGGATGACCTGCTGCTGGCGCGGCATTACATGTCTCGCTTCGGCAGCCGTGCCAAGCTCATGGCAAAAATCGAGAAGCCGCAGGCTGTGGACCGGTTCGAGGACATCCTCAAGGAAGTGGACGGCATCATGGTCGCCCGCGGCGACCTGGGGGTGGAGATGCGGCCTGAGCAGGTGCCCACCATCCAGAAACGCATCATCCGTATGTGCCGCGAGGCGGGTAAACCCGTGATCACGGCCACGCAGATGCTCGAGAGCATGATCGGCCTGCCCCGCCCGACCCGCGCCGAGGCGTCCGACGTGGCCAACGCCATCTACGACGGCACGGACGCCGTGATGCTCTCCGCAGAATCCGCCGCGGGTCTGTACCCGGTCGAGTCGGTGGCCATGATGGACCGCATTGCCCGTGAAGCGGAAGGCAGCGAGCACTACAAGATGCTGCAGCGTCAGCTGGTCATCGATACGGAGCTGGCGCAGGACGCCATTGCCTACGCGGCGTGCAACATCGGCGAGAAGCTCGATTCTCCGGCCATCGTGACGTTCACGAGCACCGGTGGTGCCGCTTCGCGTATCGCCAAGAACCGCCCGCCGCTGGCCATTCTGGCCCTCACGCCGAACGAGCAGACCCGCAACCAGCTGGCCCTCAGCTGGGGCGTGGTGCCGGTGCTGAGTGAGGACCCCCGCAACACGGACGACATGGTCCGCATCGCGAACGACGAGCTACGCCGCAGCGGCCTGGCGGATGTCGGCGACCGGTACGTGATCACGGCGGGCGTGCCTTTCGGGGTGCGCGGCACGACGAACATGTTGCGTGTGGAACGCCTGCGTGACGATCAGTTCCATCCCTGA
- the tyrS gene encoding tyrosine--tRNA ligase, with protein sequence MSDIQRNRPVDDQLQILKRGVVDLVSEEDLRRKLEKGAPLRVKLGADPTRPDLHLGHAVILRKMRQFQDLGHRVIMLIGDFTAMIGDPSGKSKTRPPLTLEQTRDNARSYLEQCRLILRDEPEVLEIRFNGEWLEPMGYADVIRLASRYTVARIMERDDFRKRFEGGVPIAVHELLYPLTQGYDSVALEADVELGGTDQLFNNLVGRALQRDYGQESQVVITLPLLVGLDGTEKMSKSLDNYIGLTDEPHVMFARLMKVPDSLLDNYFTLLTDLPRERIEALLAGHPVAAHRELAREVVAWLHPGADLDAAEDRFRSVARGGIPENLPVVTVPAAELGEGGRVSMAKLVVLAGLEPSNGAARKLIQNRGLKLAGETFTDPQGTLMREQLSAEGGAVIQKGKDKFARLVLGS encoded by the coding sequence ATGAGTGACATTCAACGCAACCGTCCCGTCGATGACCAGCTGCAGATTCTCAAGCGTGGCGTCGTGGATCTCGTCAGTGAGGAGGATCTGCGCCGCAAGCTGGAGAAGGGCGCGCCGCTGCGCGTGAAACTTGGTGCCGACCCCACCCGCCCGGACCTGCACCTGGGCCACGCGGTGATTCTGCGCAAGATGCGGCAGTTTCAGGACCTGGGCCACCGGGTCATCATGCTGATTGGGGATTTCACCGCGATGATCGGCGATCCGAGCGGCAAGAGCAAAACCCGGCCGCCCCTCACCCTGGAACAGACGCGCGACAACGCCCGAAGCTACCTGGAGCAGTGCCGCCTGATCCTGCGTGACGAACCCGAGGTACTGGAAATCCGCTTCAATGGGGAGTGGCTCGAACCCATGGGCTACGCCGACGTGATCCGCCTGGCCAGCCGTTACACGGTGGCGCGCATCATGGAACGCGACGATTTCCGCAAGCGCTTTGAGGGGGGCGTGCCCATCGCGGTGCATGAGCTGCTGTACCCGCTCACCCAGGGGTACGACTCTGTGGCCCTGGAAGCGGATGTGGAACTGGGGGGGACCGATCAGCTGTTCAATAACCTCGTGGGGCGTGCCCTTCAGCGCGACTACGGGCAGGAATCGCAGGTTGTCATCACGCTGCCGCTGTTGGTGGGTCTGGACGGCACGGAGAAAATGTCCAAGAGCCTGGACAACTACATCGGTCTGACGGACGAACCGCACGTGATGTTTGCCCGGCTGATGAAGGTCCCCGACTCCCTCCTGGACAACTACTTCACGCTGCTGACCGACCTGCCGCGTGAGCGCATTGAGGCGCTGCTGGCCGGTCACCCGGTGGCGGCGCACCGGGAACTGGCGCGCGAGGTGGTGGCGTGGCTGCACCCGGGAGCGGACCTGGACGCTGCCGAGGACCGCTTCCGCAGTGTGGCCAGGGGCGGCATTCCTGAGAACCTGCCGGTGGTGACCGTTCCGGCCGCCGAACTGGGGGAAGGCGGGCGGGTAAGTATGGCAAAGCTTGTGGTGCTGGCTGGTCTGGAACCCAGCAACGGCGCGGCGCGCAAACTCATACAGAACCGTGGTCTGAAACTGGCCGGGGAGACCTTCACAGACCCGCAGGGGACGCTGATGCGAGAGCAGCTCTCGGCAGAGGGCGGCGCGGTCATCCAGAAGGGCAAGGATAAGTTCGCGCGGCTGGTGCTGGGGTCTTAG
- the rpsR gene encoding 30S ribosomal protein S18, with protein MTQTNSAERKPRGKGPKRPRKPKVDPFSIGELEITDYKDVKMLRRFVSDTGKILPRRRTGLSAKHQRRIAQTIKIARQLALLPYTEKLVRK; from the coding sequence ATGACCCAGACCAACAGCGCCGAGCGCAAGCCGCGCGGCAAGGGACCCAAGCGTCCCCGCAAGCCCAAGGTCGATCCGTTCTCCATCGGGGAACTGGAAATCACCGACTACAAAGACGTGAAGATGCTGCGCCGTTTCGTGAGTGATACGGGCAAGATCCTTCCTCGCCGCCGCACGGGCCTCTCGGCCAAGCACCAGCGCCGCATTGCGCAGACGATCAAGATCGCCCGCCAGCTGGCCCTGCTGCCCTACACCGAGAAGCTCGTCCGGAAATAA
- the rplI gene encoding 50S ribosomal protein L9, whose amino-acid sequence MQVILLEPGKLGKTGDIVSVKDGYARNWLIPQGIAAPATTSNMKSLEARVRSRQKTLAAEKASAEDLASRLNGVAVELSVRAGEGKIYGAVTHADVAGALDTLGFDVDKRRIDMPKTVKEIGEYDIAYRAHPEVTIPMKLVVHAAK is encoded by the coding sequence ATGCAGGTCATTCTTCTTGAACCCGGCAAGCTCGGCAAAACCGGCGATATCGTCAGCGTCAAGGACGGCTACGCCCGCAACTGGCTGATTCCTCAGGGCATCGCCGCCCCCGCCACCACGAGCAACATGAAAAGCCTCGAAGCCCGCGTCCGCTCGCGCCAGAAAACCCTGGCCGCCGAGAAGGCCAGCGCCGAGGACCTCGCCAGCCGCCTGAACGGCGTCGCCGTGGAACTCAGCGTCCGCGCCGGCGAAGGCAAGATCTACGGCGCCGTGACCCACGCCGACGTGGCCGGCGCGCTCGACACCCTGGGCTTCGACGTGGACAAGCGCCGCATCGACATGCCGAAGACCGTCAAGGAAATCGGCGAGTACGACATCGCCTACCGCGCCCACCCCGAAGTCACCATCCCCATGAAACTCGTGGTGCACGCCGCGAAGTAA